A genomic stretch from Solanum stenotomum isolate F172 chromosome 8, ASM1918654v1, whole genome shotgun sequence includes:
- the LOC125874231 gene encoding uncharacterized protein LOC125874231 — protein sequence MEESPPSSSSNGRVDVVTETMNQLKVAEEGDDGSRVQVTCFSEVVNDATLYFQIIRLQNQIYAWIGCNSTKLGDLYAAAPTRPGNTVSVSSLTGGSSDNTGAGIARRIVLKTGINVVLASNIPKNSPMLEAAAEKKLVQKLISLGYGKPGPRGRSS from the exons ATGGAGGAATCACCACCGTCCTCCTCCTCTAATGGAAGAGTTGACGTTGTTACTGAGACAATGAATCAGTTGAAAGTAGCAGAAGAAGGCGATGATGGAAGTCGCGTGCAAGTCACGTGTTTCTCTGAAGTCGTTAACGATGCTACTCTCTACTTTCAGATCATTCGTCTTCAGAATCAG ATATATGCATGGATTGGTTGCAACTCCACCAAACTTGGGGATTTGTATGCAGCTGCTCCAACAAGACCT GGCAATACTGTTAGCGTGAGTTCCTTGACAGGAGGATCATCTGATAATACAGGAGCTGGTATTGCCCGTAGAATAG TTCTTAAGACTGGAATCAATGTTGTACTTGCTTCTAATATCCCCAAGAACAGCCCCATGCTTGAG GCAGCAGCTGAGAAAAAGTTGGTGCAAAAGCTTATCAGTCTAGGCTACGGAAAGCCTGGACCTCGAGGAAGATCTTCGTAA
- the LOC125874232 gene encoding probable prefoldin subunit 2: protein MAARAEEPINEQAVANVYSSMRSEITQIYSKITELEMEVSEHSLVINAIQPLDPARRCYRMIGGVLVERTIKEVLPAVQRNKEGIEEVIARLNEALEKKKKEISDFEAKYKIRIRKPDAEVKEEGGRKEGSAQGVLVGPAGSNE from the coding sequence ATGGCTGCTAGAGCTGAAGAACCAATCAATGAGCAAGCAGTTGCCAACGTCTACAGTTCCATGAGGTCTGAGATCACCCAGATTTACTCTAAAATTACGGAACTAGAAATGGAAGTTAGTGAGCACTCACTCGTGATCAATGCTATACAACCACTTGATCCTGCAAGGCGGTGTTATAGGATGATTGGAGGTGTTCTTGTAGAGAGAACCATCAAGGAGGTCCTTCCTGCTGTTCAACGCAATAAGGAAGGAATTGAGGAAGTGATAGCTCGACTGAATGAAGCcttggagaaaaagaaaaaggagattTCAGACTTTGAGGCCAAGTATAAAATTAGAATCAGAAAACCTGATGCTGAAGTAAAGGAGGAAGGTGGTCGAAAGGAAGGCTCTGCACAAGGAGTCCTTGTTGGTCCTGCTGGTTCAAATGAATAG